Proteins found in one Acanthopagrus latus isolate v.2019 chromosome 3, fAcaLat1.1, whole genome shotgun sequence genomic segment:
- the LOC119016839 gene encoding paramyosin-like isoform X1 — MSQQRLLQQLEDTKEQLKKQKTLKEMYIRRGEETTRELERLRKSSNDVKLSNAKIATQERDNTRQKKKKDLHKDHEELQVAHLITEEKNQADLQAEKHKNKLLLDELDQISVSHNEIRLSYQTDVMKVRQQLDTLQHDLVKEMQQRTTVEKQNAQLQMAHVLSQDNFTAELQVEEQKNKLLQDKLDRISHGYETGVNTVRQQADTLQQELETDVKSHSDTVVKGLQMITNLSTEQDDLHHRMTEEINKVQQNNLEKEERYDRHLEELKTQFTIQISLNLELSTQLKILKDTKNNKNTSTADSHLSEHLCFRCPPSSVWLQCHRQSAPSLRQARGADSRGGTVCHICYSCHQLQEAPHKWSGLRSSRGRPVSSHRNVQLCRSLMVHSLQLSLPPPSFFPPVFSFRIPSDGPGGPLGPSSSPDSCCLTY, encoded by the exons ATGTCTCAGCAGAGACTTCTTCAACAGCTGGAGGACACAAAAGAGcagctgaaaaagcagaaaacccTGAAAGAAATGTACATCAGGAGGGGCGAAGAAACAACCAGAGAGCTGGAGCGGCTGAGAAAGTCCAGCAATGATGTGAAGCTCAGCAACGCAAAGATAGCTACTCAGGAGAGAGATAACaccaggcagaagaagaagaaggacctTCATAAAGATCATGAAGAGCTCCAAGTTGCTCATTTAATCACTGAGGAGAAGAATCAAGCTGATCTCCAGGCAGAGAAGCACAAGAACAAACTTCTTCTAGATGAACTGGATCAGATCAGCGTCTCCCACAATGAGATCAGACTCAGTTATCAAACTGATGTCATgaaagtcagacagcagcttgACACCCTTCAGCATGATCTTGTGAAGGAAATGCAGCAGAGGACAACTGTTGAAAAACAGAATGCACAGCTGCAAATGGCTCATGTACTCAGCCAGGACAA CTTCACTGCTGAGCtccaggtggaggagcagaagaacaAGCTTCTCCAAGACAAACTGGACAGGATCAGCCATGGGTATGAAACTGGAGTCAACACTGTGAGACAGCAGGCTGATACCCTGCAGCAGGAGCTTGAGACAGACGTCAAGTCTCACTCAGACACAGTGGTGAAAGGCTTGCAGATGATTACCAACTTGAGCACTGAGCAGGACGACCTCCATCACAGGATGACCGAGGAAATCAATAAAGTGCAGCAAAACAACTTGGAGAAGGAGGAACGTTATGACAGACatctggaggagctgaaaacTCAGTTTACCATTCAGATCTCTCTCAACCTTGAGCTCTCTACCCAGCTTAAGATCTTGAAAGACACTAAGAACAATAAGAACACCTCTACTGCTGACAGCCA cCTGTCAGAGCATCTTTGTTTTCGATGCCCTCCATCGTCAGTGTGGCTCCAGTGTCACAGACAATCAGCACCCAGCCTCAGACAGGCGCGAGGGGCGGATTCACGGGGTGGCACTGTCTGCCACATTTGTTACTCCTGTCACCAGCTGCAGGAGGCGCCTCACAAATGGAGCGGGCTGCGGTCGTCAAGAGGACGTCCCGTCTCGTCACACAGAAacgttcag CTGTGTCGCTCTCTCATGGTCCACTCTCTACagctttctcttcctcctccttccttttttcctcctgtatTTTCATTCAGGATCCCTTCTGATGGACCAGGGGGCCCCTTGGGaccatcctcctctcctgacTCCTGCTGCCTCACGTATTGA
- the LOC119016839 gene encoding trichohyalin-like isoform X2 codes for MSQQRLLQQLEDTKEQLKKQKTLKEMYIRRGEETTRELERLRKSSNDVKLSNAKIATQERDNTRQKKKKDLHKDHEELQVAHLITEEKNQADLQAEKHKNKLLLDELDQISVSHNEIRLSYQTDVMKVRQQLDTLQHDLVKEMQQRTTVEKQNAQLQMAHVLSQDNFTAELQVEEQKNKLLQEELDKISASQQEISQSLSEHLCFRCPPSSVWLQCHRQSAPSLRQARGADSRGGTVCHICYSCHQLQEAPHKWSGLRSSRGRPVSSHRNVQVTTVERRSCGSGSTWRCLSLLSRPPGSTHFTYIMICSFFFFFSVANFPHSNQWTKERGCRSLYGLCSLLRECDYELGLYK; via the exons ATGTCTCAGCAGAGACTTCTTCAACAGCTGGAGGACACAAAAGAGcagctgaaaaagcagaaaacccTGAAAGAAATGTACATCAGGAGGGGCGAAGAAACAACCAGAGAGCTGGAGCGGCTGAGAAAGTCCAGCAATGATGTGAAGCTCAGCAACGCAAAGATAGCTACTCAGGAGAGAGATAACaccaggcagaagaagaagaaggacctTCATAAAGATCATGAAGAGCTCCAAGTTGCTCATTTAATCACTGAGGAGAAGAATCAAGCTGATCTCCAGGCAGAGAAGCACAAGAACAAACTTCTTCTAGATGAACTGGATCAGATCAGCGTCTCCCACAATGAGATCAGACTCAGTTATCAAACTGATGTCATgaaagtcagacagcagcttgACACCCTTCAGCATGATCTTGTGAAGGAAATGCAGCAGAGGACAACTGTTGAAAAACAGAATGCACAGCTGCAAATGGCTCATGTACTCAGCCAGGACAACTTCACTGCTGAGCtccaggtggaggagcagaagaacaAGCTTCTCCAAGAAGAACTGGACAAGATCAGCGCTTCACAACAAGAGATCAGCCAAAG cCTGTCAGAGCATCTTTGTTTTCGATGCCCTCCATCGTCAGTGTGGCTCCAGTGTCACAGACAATCAGCACCCAGCCTCAGACAGGCGCGAGGGGCGGATTCACGGGGTGGCACTGTCTGCCACATTTGTTACTCCTGTCACCAGCTGCAGGAGGCGCCTCACAAATGGAGCGGGCTGCGGTCGTCAAGAGGACGTCCCGTCTCGTCACACAGAAacgttcag gtcaccacgGTTGAGCGGAGATCATGTGGTTCAGGCTCCACTTGGCGATGCCTCAGCCTGCTCAgtcgtcctcctggatccacGCACTTTACATATATCatgatttgtagttttttttttttcttcagcgtGGCAaattttcctcactcaaatcaaTGGACTAAGGAaagaggatgtcgttcactgtacgGATTGTGCAGCCTACTGAGGGAATGTGATTATGAGcttgggctatataaataa
- the LOC119016839 gene encoding uncharacterized protein LOC119016839 isoform X3: MSQQRLLQQLEDTKEQLKKQKTLKEMYIRRGEETTRELERLRKSSNDVKLSNAKIATQERDNTRQKKKKDLHKDHEELQVAHLITEEKNQADLQAEKHKNKLLLDELDQISVSHNEIRLSYQTDVMKVRQQLDTLQHDLVKEMQQRTTVEKQNAQLQMAHVLSQDNFTAELQVEEQKNKLLQEELDKISHGLSEHLCFRCPPSSVWLQCHRQSAPSLRQARGADSRGGTVCHICYSCHQLQEAPHKWSGLRSSRGRPVSSHRNVQVTTVERRSCGSGSTWRCLSLLSRPPGSTHFTYIMICSFFFFFSVANFPHSNQWTKERGCRSLYGLCSLLRECDYELGLYK, from the exons ATGTCTCAGCAGAGACTTCTTCAACAGCTGGAGGACACAAAAGAGcagctgaaaaagcagaaaacccTGAAAGAAATGTACATCAGGAGGGGCGAAGAAACAACCAGAGAGCTGGAGCGGCTGAGAAAGTCCAGCAATGATGTGAAGCTCAGCAACGCAAAGATAGCTACTCAGGAGAGAGATAACaccaggcagaagaagaagaaggacctTCATAAAGATCATGAAGAGCTCCAAGTTGCTCATTTAATCACTGAGGAGAAGAATCAAGCTGATCTCCAGGCAGAGAAGCACAAGAACAAACTTCTTCTAGATGAACTGGATCAGATCAGCGTCTCCCACAATGAGATCAGACTCAGTTATCAAACTGATGTCATgaaagtcagacagcagcttgACACCCTTCAGCATGATCTTGTGAAGGAAATGCAGCAGAGGACAACTGTTGAAAAACAGAATGCACAGCTGCAAATGGCTCATGTACTCAGCCAGGACAACTTCACTGCTGAGCtccaggtggaggagcagaagaacaAGCTTCTCCAAGAAGAACTGGACAA GATCAGCCATGG cCTGTCAGAGCATCTTTGTTTTCGATGCCCTCCATCGTCAGTGTGGCTCCAGTGTCACAGACAATCAGCACCCAGCCTCAGACAGGCGCGAGGGGCGGATTCACGGGGTGGCACTGTCTGCCACATTTGTTACTCCTGTCACCAGCTGCAGGAGGCGCCTCACAAATGGAGCGGGCTGCGGTCGTCAAGAGGACGTCCCGTCTCGTCACACAGAAacgttcag gtcaccacgGTTGAGCGGAGATCATGTGGTTCAGGCTCCACTTGGCGATGCCTCAGCCTGCTCAgtcgtcctcctggatccacGCACTTTACATATATCatgatttgtagttttttttttttcttcagcgtGGCAaattttcctcactcaaatcaaTGGACTAAGGAaagaggatgtcgttcactgtacgGATTGTGCAGCCTACTGAGGGAATGTGATTATGAGcttgggctatataaataa